The Marinobacter sp. ANT_B65 genome has a segment encoding these proteins:
- a CDS encoding M48 family metallopeptidase produces MAHPGFFQRQANARRNTSLLVFLFLTAVLLITLAVCLVGYFVTRSETSDQPFHYWLLSTHGLITASAVVALIFMGSLLRWADLAGGGSRVAKMVGARPVDPDTRDNDERKLRNIVEEMAIASGVPVPELYLMDNETGINAFVAGYSPGSAVMVVTHGAITQLTRDELQGVVGHEFSHIFNGDMRLNVRLIALLSGILMIGQIGDFLLRASFYSGGRAAARNRDGRSQAAMGVLGVALFVIGYVGVFFGRLIQAAVSRQRETLADASSVQFTRNPDGIGGALFKIGLRSSYLDTTGHASDMNHMCFGEATRMKFTSLLASHPPIEQRINAIQPGLLARLKSRLRDTEPGADLRAATTGGRPSGTSSFAGATADTYVPGRRASSTKPIASTPGPASAGAQKLSERVGTVSPEGEDFAVHLLRRLPSTFRSLLYTRAGGIQLCYALLIYDLDEHQQAECLSLLPDHPLFGAQPDLLAKLIPALQSLGEAVRFPALELAMPALRKLDPEERAELIRNVRKLVDADNRITLFELALTSFLSRHLGVDADRAIPVRHKSYKPAIPALQSLLSLMARAGSSDSQQAEILYHEAMAGFTNNGSTDTPMLAKVTMRQLQETLKVLNGLSPLLKPAVIDACGHCITYDGVIDAREYELMRLVADQMDCPMPPMTV; encoded by the coding sequence ATGGCTCATCCCGGATTTTTCCAGCGCCAGGCCAATGCCCGGCGCAACACCAGCCTGCTGGTATTTCTGTTTCTCACAGCTGTACTGCTGATTACACTGGCTGTGTGCCTCGTGGGCTATTTTGTCACCCGTAGCGAAACCTCTGATCAACCTTTCCACTACTGGCTACTGTCCACTCACGGCCTGATCACTGCTTCGGCTGTGGTAGCACTCATTTTTATGGGCTCACTTCTACGCTGGGCGGACCTGGCGGGGGGTGGCAGCCGTGTGGCGAAAATGGTTGGCGCCAGGCCTGTTGACCCGGACACCCGCGACAACGATGAACGTAAACTACGCAATATTGTAGAGGAAATGGCCATTGCCAGCGGCGTACCCGTGCCGGAACTCTACCTGATGGACAACGAAACCGGCATCAACGCATTTGTAGCCGGATACTCGCCCGGATCTGCCGTGATGGTAGTCACCCATGGGGCTATCACCCAGTTAACCCGGGATGAACTTCAGGGCGTTGTGGGTCACGAATTCAGTCACATTTTCAACGGCGACATGCGTCTGAACGTGCGCCTCATTGCCTTGCTTTCCGGTATCCTGATGATCGGCCAGATCGGTGATTTTCTGCTTCGTGCATCCTTCTACAGCGGCGGGCGGGCCGCGGCCCGAAATCGGGACGGTCGCTCCCAGGCGGCCATGGGAGTTCTCGGTGTAGCGCTATTTGTAATTGGTTATGTAGGTGTATTTTTCGGACGCTTGATTCAGGCTGCCGTGTCACGCCAGAGGGAAACCCTCGCCGATGCATCGTCAGTACAGTTCACACGCAACCCGGATGGGATTGGCGGCGCACTTTTCAAAATCGGGCTCAGAAGCAGCTACCTGGATACCACAGGCCACGCCAGCGACATGAACCACATGTGCTTCGGGGAAGCCACCCGGATGAAGTTCACGTCTTTACTTGCCTCCCACCCACCGATTGAACAACGCATAAACGCCATTCAGCCCGGGCTTCTGGCGCGCCTGAAAAGCCGGTTGAGAGATACCGAACCCGGAGCAGACCTGCGCGCGGCAACCACCGGAGGCCGCCCTTCCGGCACCTCCAGCTTTGCCGGTGCAACTGCAGACACTTACGTCCCCGGTCGACGGGCCTCATCAACCAAACCGATAGCTTCTACTCCCGGGCCCGCGTCAGCAGGAGCACAAAAGCTCTCGGAAAGAGTGGGCACGGTCAGCCCGGAAGGCGAAGATTTTGCTGTTCACCTTCTGCGACGTCTGCCATCAACCTTCCGCAGCTTGTTATACACCCGGGCCGGAGGGATCCAGCTCTGTTATGCCCTGCTCATCTACGACCTGGACGAGCATCAGCAGGCAGAGTGCCTGAGCCTGCTTCCCGACCACCCGCTGTTTGGTGCCCAGCCGGACCTTCTTGCGAAACTCATTCCTGCACTTCAAAGCCTGGGAGAGGCTGTGCGTTTCCCGGCACTCGAACTTGCAATGCCGGCCCTGCGGAAACTGGACCCGGAAGAGCGCGCTGAATTGATTCGGAATGTAAGAAAACTGGTCGATGCGGATAACCGGATTACACTATTTGAACTGGCTCTTACCAGCTTTCTCTCCCGACACCTGGGCGTAGACGCAGACAGAGCAATACCTGTACGCCATAAAAGCTATAAACCCGCGATACCGGCATTACAGAGCCTCCTGAGCCTGATGGCCAGGGCTGGTTCAAGCGACAGCCAACAGGCGGAAATCCTCTACCACGAAGCCATGGCTGGCTTCACAAACAATGGAAGTACCGACACCCCAATGCTGGCCAAAGTAACCATGCGGCAGTTGCAGGAAACACTGAAGGTACTGAACGGGCTCTCACCCCTGCTGAAACCCGCAGTTATAGACGCCTGCGGGCATTGCATTACCTATGATGGGGTTATTGATGCGCGGGAATACGAACTGATGCGGCTGGTGGCAGACCAGATGGACTGCCCCATGCCCCCAATGACTGTTTAA
- a CDS encoding LemA family protein, whose translation MGTTIIGLIVIAVAAIYLVFIYNRLVSLRNQFKNGFAQIDVQLQRRHDLIPNLVESAKAYLDHEKSTLTQVMEARNNAVSAQKDAAKDPGDGTKIQRLGGAENLLTKALANFYAVAENYPELKANETIQQLMEELSSTENRVSFARQAYNDSVMSYNTFREQFPNNILAGMFSFKESSQLELESPEARQAPKVAF comes from the coding sequence ATGGGAACTACTATTATTGGCCTGATCGTTATTGCTGTCGCGGCAATCTATCTGGTTTTTATCTATAATCGTCTGGTTTCTCTGCGCAATCAGTTCAAAAACGGCTTTGCTCAGATTGATGTACAACTCCAGCGCAGGCACGACCTTATCCCCAATCTGGTCGAATCAGCAAAAGCCTATCTTGATCACGAAAAATCAACACTGACCCAGGTGATGGAAGCAAGAAATAACGCCGTCAGTGCCCAGAAAGATGCAGCCAAAGATCCTGGAGACGGTACCAAAATCCAACGCCTTGGTGGTGCCGAAAACCTGCTCACCAAAGCTCTCGCCAACTTTTATGCGGTAGCCGAAAATTACCCGGAGCTGAAAGCGAATGAAACCATCCAGCAATTGATGGAAGAACTTTCAAGCACAGAAAACCGGGTGTCCTTTGCGCGCCAGGCATACAACGACAGCGTAATGAGCTACAACACCTTTCGCGAACAGTTCCCCAATAATATTCTGGCCGGAATGTTCTCGTTCAAAGAAAGCTCTCAACTGGAACTTGAATCACCAGAAGCCCGCCAGGCACCCAAAGTGGCCTTCTGA